The DNA sequence GTTCGACGAGTCGGCGGCCGACCTCGTCGGCGTGGTCGTGGTCGCCGCTTCCCAGTCGGGCCGGGTCGGCGTCGACGAACCGCACGGGGCCCGACCGGGCCAGCGCGGCGAACTGGCGCCGGCCCAACTCCGTGGTGCTGCCCCCGACGGCGAGCAGCGGTCCCGGCGCACCCGCCTGGCCGCGCAGCCGCAGCGCGTAGGCCAGCAGCGCTCCGCTCGGTCCGGGGTCGGCGGCCACCCACACGGTGCCGTCCTCCCGGTGGACCTCGGCCGCGGCCTGGGCGAGGTCCTCGATGCGCTGCTCGTCGGAGGCGTCGCAGACCAGGACAGGCTCGTCGCCCGAGCGCAGTTCGGCGGTGAGCATGCTCTGGGTCACCTGGCGGGCGGGCACCCGGCGCACGGCCAGATCACTCTGCCGGGCGAGCACCTGCGCCACGTCGCCGGTGTCCATCGGCCTGAAGGGATCGCGGGCGAGTTCGGTCTGCTCCAGGGGTAGGCCGCCGACGTGCTGGACGCCGTCGACCGTGGTGCGCCCTCCGGTGGGGAACGCGGGGACGACGAGCGCACGCACGGCCCAGCGGGCGGGCACGCGCTCGCGCACCGCGCGCCAGGCCGCCTCCAGTTCCGCGCCGACGTTGCCGCGCAGAGTGCTGTCGAGGCGCTTGACCACCAGGCCCACCGGCCACATCGCCTCGACGACGTCGGTGACCAGGTCGGCGGCCTGCTCGGCGGAGGCGTGCCGGGTATCGAGGTTGGCGACGACCACGTCGTACTCCTCGGCGACCGCGGTCACGTGCTCGGGGGTGACGGTGGTTACCCGCATACCGGCGCGCGCGAACCGGGCACCGGTGGCGTTGGCGCCGGTGAGGTCGTCGGCGACGACGAGTACCTGGGCCACGGGTTCCTCCCTTCCTCCTGCGCCGGAGACGCGACGCTGCGGGCGGCGGTGCGGCGCCGCTGCCGCCGCGGCGAGGCGGCGGCCGGGCCGGCGCGGGCGCCGCGCGCTCGCGCCGGCGCCCCGATGCGCCTTACGAGCCTCTCATCTTGGGTGGCGCAGCAGCGGCGTTCCGGCCAGTGCCGCGGCGGCGCACAGGGCGAGGACGTAGACGATCACGCCGGGCCAGCCCACGGTGTCGTAGAAGACGCCGCCGAGCCAGCCGAAAGTGCTGGAGCCCAGATAGTAGGCCAATGTGTACAGGGCCGCGGCCTGGGCGCGCGAGACGGTGGCCCGCCGGCCGACCCACGCCGATGCGGTGGCGTGCGCGGCGAAGAAGCCGAAGGTGAACAGCAGGAGCCCGCCGATCACCGCGGCGAGCGAGGAGGCGAGCAGCACGGCGGCGGCGACGGCCATCGCCGCCACGCCGCACAGCAGGACGGCGCGGCGCCCGGCGCGCTCGGTGGCGCGGCCCGCCGCCGCCGAGCCCGCGGTACCGGCGAGGTAGGCGACGAACAGGAACGCCACGAGGGTCTGGGACAGGTCGAAGGGCGGCCCGGTCATCCGGAAGCCGAGGTAGTTGTAGACGGTGACGAACGCGCCCATGAGGAACAGCGCCTGGCAGTAGAGGGCGAGGAGTCCGGGGTCGCTGACGGCGGAGCGCAACCGCCGGGCCAGACCGGGCCCCGCGGAGTCGCGGCGTTTGGGGACGAACCCGCGGGTGCGGGGGACGGCGGCGACGAAGACGACGAGTGCGGCGAGCGCGAGCAGGGAGTCGGCGGCCACGCCCCAGCGCCAGCCGCCGATGTCGGCCACGGCGCCGGCGACCAGGCGCCCGCTCATGCCGCCGACCGTGTTCCCGGCGATGTAGATACCGGCGACGCGGGACAGGTGGGCGTGGTGCACCTCCTCGGCGAGGTAGGCCATCGCGACGGCCGGAACCCCGCCCAGCGCGGCGCCTTGGATGCCG is a window from the Streptomonospora litoralis genome containing:
- a CDS encoding four-carbon acid sugar kinase family protein, with amino-acid sequence MAQVLVVADDLTGANATGARFARAGMRVTTVTPEHVTAVAEEYDVVVANLDTRHASAEQAADLVTDVVEAMWPVGLVVKRLDSTLRGNVGAELEAAWRAVRERVPARWAVRALVVPAFPTGGRTTVDGVQHVGGLPLEQTELARDPFRPMDTGDVAQVLARQSDLAVRRVPARQVTQSMLTAELRSGDEPVLVCDASDEQRIEDLAQAAAEVHREDGTVWVAADPGPSGALLAYALRLRGQAGAPGPLLAVGGSTTELGRRQFAALARSGPVRFVDADPARLGSGDHDHADEVGRRLVERLTSSGFPDVVALRLLTPEDAPETLPAVRALPARLAGLLAEVVAAVEEQAGTHALPSGLFLTGGDVTSSVFDALDVHGFEVGGEVLPLAVHGTLSGGPLDGVPAVVKGGLVGDESAAVECLGRLRRAARARLQQVHSEVSEHVLPPAGGSARSPVGPG
- a CDS encoding MFS transporter, producing MTAAGIATFAQLYAVQAVLPGLADSFSASASQVALSVSFATGGLAVFVLVWSGVADRIGRVRVMAVALTVSTALGLVAPFAPDMWTLLALRGIQGAALGGVPAVAMAYLAEEVHHAHLSRVAGIYIAGNTVGGMSGRLVAGAVADIGGWRWGVAADSLLALAALVVFVAAVPRTRGFVPKRRDSAGPGLARRLRSAVSDPGLLALYCQALFLMGAFVTVYNYLGFRMTGPPFDLSQTLVAFLFVAYLAGTAGSAAAGRATERAGRRAVLLCGVAAMAVAAAVLLASSLAAVIGGLLLFTFGFFAAHATASAWVGRRATVSRAQAAALYTLAYYLGSSTFGWLGGVFYDTVGWPGVIVYVLALCAAAALAGTPLLRHPR